TGTACTGCCAAGTCCTATCGAGGGATCACCCGGCTTGAGAACGAGGCCGTGCTCGACCGTATGGCAGACCGGCTCGCCGCCCAGCCCGGCATTCTCGACCGGCGACGTGAAAGCGTCGAGCATCCCTTCGGCACAATCAAGCAATGGATGAATCAGGGCGCATTCCTGATGCGCAGGCTCGACAACGTGCGTGGGGAGTTCAGCCTGACCGCGCTCGCCTACAACATCAAGAGAGCCATTTCCATCATCGGAGTTCCAGGCTTGATCGCGGCACTACAGGCATAATACCACCTCTTTTGCCGCGTTTCCCGGCCTGAATAGGCGCCACAAGGCACCACAACCGCCGTCTCGCATGCTCAGAACCGAAAAGTCCGCAATTTGCGCCAAAACACTGCCGATCTTGCCGAAAACAAGCTAATCTACGTCAACAGGAGAGTTTTCGGACGGTCTGCAGAAGTTTTGCGAATGCGTGGTCGGGGCAACAGTCAAAGAGACGGGCGAATGAAGATGCCGCTAAATCTGCCGTCCGCCGCCAGCGCAAAACTCCATTCCAGGTGGCCCCTCTCGAAGCTGACGTCGTAGACGTCCCAGCCGCAGTCCGTTACGCCCTTGAAGGACATGTCTTTGAGCGGTCCCATGCGCTCCAGATCGGCTTGAATCATTGCAGATTGCTCGCGCGCGGCAGTGGCGAGAGGGGGCATCATCTGCTCATAATCGGGTTCGCCGCGCTGGTGTTGGGCTATGATCTCTTGCAGAAGAGCCTTGCTGTTTTCCACCGGGCGCTTGTCCTTGATCCGCTTCGCAATCGCTTCTTCCAGCGCAATCACAACGCTCTCCTCGACGCGGGGTGCGGTCTGTTCATAGCCGTTCTGGTGTAGCACGAGACCGGATACGGCACCGCTTTCGTTGCGAGTGAAGGTGAGCTGCGCCTGGACTGCCTTGTAGAAGAAACGGTCAACGTCTTCGGGAAAAATTTCAAGCTCCGCCTGGCCCGTCAGGCGCGAAAAGAGTCGTCCATCTCTCAGGGTGATGACATAGGCAAGCGTATCGAGAAGGTAGTATCCGTTATAGTCGGCATAGAGAGCAAGATCGATCTTCTGCTCTGTCCGAGGCCTTGCCTGCTCGTAGCGGCGCCATGCGATGGTATCGGATGAAGTGTCGGTCATGTTCGTATCCTTTGCGAGTTTCAGGAGTTCTTCGATCGAAAGTAGGCCTCCCCCGGCAACCTTCGCCCTCAGGGCTTCAACGATGGCGAGACTGATCTGGGTGCGCCTGAGCTGTTCCTGTAGAGCGAGGTTCTGCATGGAAAGCATGCGATCGAGATCGGCCGCTTGCCCGGCCAACAGCCGGGAGATGTGATGCAGGCGGAAGCCCAGCCGCTTCAACGTCAGAATCTCGTTCAGCCGGGCGATTTCATTGGCTCCGTAGAGCCGCCAATTCTTTACCGTCCTGCGAGGGTGAATGAGGCCAGTTTGCTCATATAGCCGAAGTGCACGTACCGTGAGGCCAATGCACTTGGCACATTGCGCAGCCGTCAACCACGTTTCTTCCTTGATATCATTCCGCATAAGGCCTCCTACAAAATCATGAACCTCATCTAAGGTATGACGTTGGGTCCGGCTCAAGCGAAATTTGAGGGCGTTTTTTGCGTCGGAATCAATCTGTAACCTCCGACCGGCATCGCATTCTGGCTATGGTTGCCTGACTTTTGCGTCGCCTCGGCGGATCGCAGATATGCCGCATGACGGTGGCAAATCGCTTAGAGATTTTCTTCATCGTCCGCACCGACAATACTGCAGAGAGGATCGTATGCTTCAGGAGGCTATGCAGCCTCCGTAGCGACAGGGACCTGAATGTTTGAGATGTCGTCTTCCCAGGGGGAGAGTCGAAAACGTCAGTGACGGCCTCGTCGATCAATAACGCTACGATCGGATGCGCCATGAGCCAGCTTCGCGCCAGGCGCTCGTCCCTCGCTGGCAGTTCGAAGGGCTCTGTTGCAAAAAATCCGTTGATGCCGGAAAGAGCGGCATAGATTTTCAGCGAGACTTTTGATGAGCGATTTCAAGTGGCGTCATTTTCAGGGTGCGTGATTTTGTGGGCGGTGCGTTGGTATTGCCGCTACGGTATCAGCTATCGTGATCTTGAGCAGATGATGGGTGAGCGAGGCGTGCCGGTCGATCATTCGACGATTTATCGCTGGGTCCGGAAATAAGGGCCAGAAATAGAAAAACGGCTGCGCTGGCACTGGCGCCGGCCACAGTCGACGAGTTGGCGCGTTGACGAAACCTATGTGAAAGTCCGAGGACAATGGACGTATCTTTACCGAGCAGTCGATAAATTCGGCAACACGATCGACTTCTACCTGTCCCCGACGCGCAACGCCAAAGCGGCCAAGCGCTTTCTCGGCAAGGCCCTGAATGGTCTGAAGGACTGGGAGAAGCCAACCGTGATCAACACCGACAAGGCCCCGACCTACGGCATTGCTATCGCGCAATTGAAAGCCGAAGGCAAATGCCCCGACAACCTTGTCACGGCTCTGAACTCGGGTTAACGTTTCTTCCCTGAACGGTTTGGGTGTGATTCAAGAGTGTCGGTGATTTGGAGGCCGACATGTTTGAAGACGATCGCCCGCGGCTGCGGGTTTTGCTGGACCATTTTAGTCTCGTTGAGGATGAGCGGGAGCAATGGCGGGTCGCCCATCCGTTACCCGAGGTGCTTCTTCTGGTCGTTTGCGGGACGATCGGCGCATGCGACGATTTTGACGAGATCGTCGAATGGGGGGAGGATAACCTGGCGTTTTTACGTCGGTTTCTTCCCTATCACCATGGCATACCGGGTTCGCGCTGGCTGCGCATTCTGCTCAACCGGATCGATCCGGACCTGTTTTCGAACTGCTTCATATCCTGGGCGGCGACGCTTCGACCCGATGCTCCGGCGCTGGTGGCGATTGACGGAAAGACCTCGCGCGGCAGTCATGACCGGGCCAACGGCCGGGCGGCGCTGCATCTCGTCTCGGCTTTCGCCACCCGTGAACGGCTGGTTCTTGGACAAGAGGCAGTGGCAACGACAAGCTGTGAGCAGGACACCATCCCCTTGCTGCTGGAACGGTTGGCCGAAAAAGATCGCCTGAAAGGCGCGCTCGTGACCATCGACGCCATTGCCTGCAATGCCAAAACCGCCCAGGCGGTGCTCGATGCAGGCGCTGATTACCTCCTGGCGGCCAAGGCCAATCAGCCCGGCCTGATGGGTGAGATCGAGCGCTTCTTTGCCGACGCTCCGGCAAACCTCACCTCAACCGTGACCGAAGTCGACAAGGGCCATGGCCGGGTCGAAGAGCGGCGGGTCACCGTCTCCACTCAAATCGACTGGCTCTCCGGCGACAGGCGCTTTCCCGGCGAATACCGCTTCCCGTCCATCGCCACCATCGTCAAGGTGCAAGCACAAGTCTATGAAAAGTCCAGGCAAAGCAGCCAGGTCCGCTTCTATATCTCCTCGCGGTCGATGACCGCGCTCCAGTTCGCCGAGGCCATACGTGGCCATTGGGCCATCGAGAACTCCCTCCATTGGGTACTCGACGTCACCTTCAACGAGGATGCCGCCCGATCTCGAACCGGGCATGGACCAGCCAACATGGCCGTCGTCCGACACTTCGCCATCAACATGGTTCGAAGCCATAACGACAAGCGCAGTATCAAACTCAGACGAAACAAAGCAGGCAGAAACCCACAATACATGGCCGAAATCATCCGAGCATGACTGTTAACCCGGATTCAGCGCCGTGCAACCTTGTGCACCGGCAGGTCAAATATCTTAACAATGTCGTCGAGGCGGATCACGGTAAACTGAAACAGCTGATCAGACCGGTGAGAGGGTTCAAGACGTTGAAATCCGCCTACGCGACGATCAAAGGTTTTGAGGTCATGCGGGCTTTGCGCAAGGGCCAGGCAGCTGTTTTCAACCTGACGCGCGACATCCGTGGGGAGGCACGCATTGTCGAGCGAGCTTTCAACATCAGACCGAGCGCGTTGACGGAAGCGGTAGCTCTGCTCGCCCAAAATCTCGACGATCGGGCAGCCTGACTGTAAAAAGCACGGAAATATCTTCGCAGTTCGGAAAATTTGCAACAGAGCCCGATTTCATGCCTTCCCGCTCTGAGTGGCCTATGCGGAGATTGCGCTCATTATTCTCCGCATTGTTGCGGATAATGAGCTTGCTATTCTCCGCAACAGCTGCCTATTCTAAAATAATGACCTATATTTGGCAGTCTCATAATTGGCCAACATTTGAATGGCATTCAGACCAGCTCGCGACAAGTCTTGCGACCGTTCGCCTTGAACAAGGCCGCCTTATCGGTCGTGTCGAGGGACTTGGTTTTCGCACCCGTGAAGCAACATTCCTGCGGGCTCTGACAGATGACGTCGTCAAATCGTCAGCGATCGAGGGCGAACGGCTGGATGAGCAACAGGTCAGGTCGTCGTTGGCCAGGCGGCTTGGTATTAACATTGACGGCTTCGTGACGCCCAACCGCTCGGTCGAGGGCATCGTTCACATAACCCTCGATGCCACCATCGACTGTTTCAAGCCGTTAACAGCCGAACGCCTCTTTCAATGGCATGCAGCCCTTTTTCCAACCGGCCGCAACGAATGGGGACATAGGCTTCGGGTCGGCGAGTGGCGGGACGATTCTGATGGCCGGATGGAAATTGTGTCCGGCGCGTTTGGACACGAGAAGGTACACTATGTTGCGCCACCTGCTCACCGTCTGGAAGAAGAAATGAAAGCCTTCCTCAATTGGTTCAACGGACCACAGGAGATGGATCCTCTCATCAAGGCAGCGGTCGCCCATTTGTGGTTCGTGGCCATCCATCCGTTCGGCGACGGCAATGGCCGCATAACCCGTGCGATAGCCGACATGGTCCTTGCGCGCGGTGGCGGTGGAGCTCAGCGGTTATATTCCATGTCCGCAGCTATCGAGAGATCGCGTAGCGGCTACTACGAAGCTCTACAGTCGATCACCGCCACCGAGGAACTCGATATTACGAAATGGGTTCAATGGTTTCTGGATCGCCTGGGAAATGCAGTTGGGGCCGCATTGCTGACCCTCGACAACGTCATGCTCAAAAACGAATTCTGGCAGGCCCATGCCGCGCGTGATCTCAATCCCCGACAGACCAAGGTTCTCAATCGGTTGCTGGAAGGGAATTTCGACGGGAAGCTCACATCGACCAAGTGGGCGAAATTGACGAATGCATCCCAGGACACAGCCTCGCGTGACATCGCAGACCTCTTGGCCAAAGGCATCTTGCGCAAAGGCGAAGCCGGCGGCCGCAGCACGGCTTACGAACTGGTTTCAAATCTCTCTACGGACGGCTAACCCGATTTGAGCAAGGTCGGCGCGTATGCTTCGTCATCCGGCTCGCTTTTCACATGACGACCAGCGCCTTGCGCATTGTCTGATCGCTCGAGCGCATGGACAGGCATTTGTTCGGATTCCTCCCGGTAAAGCATTGCCATTCGAGAACCCTTTGGCGGAAGGGCATCTTTCGCCTGAAGGACGCCAATACCCCCGTCTTGATGGGAGTCGAACCGACGCCCCGTCCGTGATGGGCTAATCTCGTTTTTGTTTCAATGCCTTAGCGGAACACATGGTCTTCGTCTCTTCGCAGCCTCCACCGCCCAATCGAGTTCCGTTGAGTAACTGACAGCGCTCCAAAAATATAGTGGCTGCTTTAAATTATTGTAAACTACCAAAGCCCAAGATTGCAGACTGTTATGGTTTGCGTAGTTCCACTTTGATTAGATCTGTAGAGATATTGGAGCATTCTGTGGGCTGCTCATAAATGCCGCCACATCGAAGCAGCTAACCGACATCTTGTTGGAGGTCGATGCTGCGCTCGGGTTCACCGAAGCCTTCACTCATCTGAGAACCGGGGTTCCATGCGGTGGCCAGGTCGGCTTGCTCAATGTGCTACTCGCAGAAGGGCTGAATCTGGGACTGCGGAAGATGGCGGAGGCCACAAACACTCACGATTACTGGCAGCTATCGCGCCTTGCCCGGTGGCACGTCGAAAGCGACGCAATGGACCAGGCGCTGGCGATCGTGGTGGCTGCGCAGGCAAAGCTGCCGATGTCCCGGCTCTGGGGCATCGGAACGACCGCATCGAGCGATGGCCAGTTCTTTCCTTCGGCCCGGCAGGGCGAGGCGATGAACATGGTCAACGCCAAGTATGGAAACGAACCCGGCCTCAAGGCTAACACTCACGTCAACGACCAGTTCGCGCCTTTCGCGTCACAGACTATTCCCGCGACAATCAGCGAGGCCCCATACATCCTCGACGGTCTGCTGATGAATGAGGCCGGTCGTCAGGTTGGAGAGCAATATGCCGATACGGCCGGCTTCACCGATCACTTGTTCGGGACCAGCGGCATGCTCGGATACCGCCTTGTGCTGCGCATCCGCGATTTGCCTTCGAAGCGCCTTTACGTATTCAATCCCGAAGCGACACCCACGGATTTGCGCAAACTGGTCGGTGGCAAGATTCGCGAGGAATTGATCATCGCGAACTGGCCCGACCTGTTCCGCTGCGCCGCGACCATGGCATCCGGCAAGATCAAGCCAAGCCAGTTGCACCGCAAGCTTGCCTCCTATCCGCGCCAGAACGATCTGGCGGTCGCGCTGCGGGAGGTTGGGCGCGTGGAGCGAACCCTCTTTATTATAGAATGGATCCTCGACACGGACATGCAGCGGCGCGCCCAGATTGGCCTCAACAAGGGCGAGGCCCACCACGCTCTCAAGAATGC
Above is a genomic segment from Rhizobium sp. CCGE531 containing:
- a CDS encoding transposase → MAPLSWQIPREREGNLLRSQGLQNCALRPACTAKSYRGITRLENEAVLDRMADRLAAQPGILDRRRESVEHPFGTIKQWMNQGAFLMRRLDNVRGEFSLTALAYNIKRAISIIGVPGLIAALQA
- a CDS encoding MerR family transcriptional regulator codes for the protein MRNDIKEETWLTAAQCAKCIGLTVRALRLYEQTGLIHPRRTVKNWRLYGANEIARLNEILTLKRLGFRLHHISRLLAGQAADLDRMLSMQNLALQEQLRRTQISLAIVEALRAKVAGGGLLSIEELLKLAKDTNMTDTSSDTIAWRRYEQARPRTEQKIDLALYADYNGYYLLDTLAYVITLRDGRLFSRLTGQAELEIFPEDVDRFFYKAVQAQLTFTRNESGAVSGLVLHQNGYEQTAPRVEESVVIALEEAIAKRIKDKRPVENSKALLQEIIAQHQRGEPDYEQMMPPLATAAREQSAMIQADLERMGPLKDMSFKGVTDCGWDVYDVSFERGHLEWSFALAADGRFSGIFIRPSL
- a CDS encoding ISAs1 family transposase, encoding MFEDDRPRLRVLLDHFSLVEDEREQWRVAHPLPEVLLLVVCGTIGACDDFDEIVEWGEDNLAFLRRFLPYHHGIPGSRWLRILLNRIDPDLFSNCFISWAATLRPDAPALVAIDGKTSRGSHDRANGRAALHLVSAFATRERLVLGQEAVATTSCEQDTIPLLLERLAEKDRLKGALVTIDAIACNAKTAQAVLDAGADYLLAAKANQPGLMGEIERFFADAPANLTSTVTEVDKGHGRVEERRVTVSTQIDWLSGDRRFPGEYRFPSIATIVKVQAQVYEKSRQSSQVRFYISSRSMTALQFAEAIRGHWAIENSLHWVLDVTFNEDAARSRTGHGPANMAVVRHFAINMVRSHNDKRSIKLRRNKAGRNPQYMAEIIRA
- a CDS encoding Fic family protein, with the protein product MLFSATAAYSKIMTYIWQSHNWPTFEWHSDQLATSLATVRLEQGRLIGRVEGLGFRTREATFLRALTDDVVKSSAIEGERLDEQQVRSSLARRLGINIDGFVTPNRSVEGIVHITLDATIDCFKPLTAERLFQWHAALFPTGRNEWGHRLRVGEWRDDSDGRMEIVSGAFGHEKVHYVAPPAHRLEEEMKAFLNWFNGPQEMDPLIKAAVAHLWFVAIHPFGDGNGRITRAIADMVLARGGGGAQRLYSMSAAIERSRSGYYEALQSITATEELDITKWVQWFLDRLGNAVGAALLTLDNVMLKNEFWQAHAARDLNPRQTKVLNRLLEGNFDGKLTSTKWAKLTNASQDTASRDIADLLAKGILRKGEAGGRSTAYELVSNLSTDG